A single genomic interval of Plantibacter sp. Leaf314 harbors:
- a CDS encoding CarD family transcriptional regulator, which yields MQFIVGETLVYPHHGAVTITELSKVTIKGVEQDVMTLRVHTSELTIKLPIANADLVGVRDVIDHDGVQAVYGVLREPFVEEPGNWSRRYKANQEKMASGNVHRVGEVVRDLWRRDQDSGVSAGEKRMLQKARQVLVSELALAQAMTDEEASAGLDEVLASSIATPEAVAAK from the coding sequence ATGCAGTTCATCGTTGGAGAGACCCTGGTCTACCCGCACCACGGAGCGGTCACCATCACCGAGTTGTCGAAGGTGACGATCAAGGGTGTCGAGCAGGACGTCATGACGCTCCGCGTGCACACGTCCGAGCTCACCATCAAGCTGCCGATCGCGAACGCCGACCTCGTCGGTGTCCGTGACGTCATCGACCACGACGGCGTCCAGGCCGTCTACGGCGTCCTGCGCGAGCCGTTCGTCGAGGAGCCCGGCAACTGGTCGCGCCGCTACAAGGCCAACCAGGAGAAGATGGCGAGTGGCAACGTCCACCGCGTCGGCGAGGTCGTCCGCGACCTGTGGCGCCGCGACCAGGACAGCGGTGTGTCCGCCGGTGAGAAGCGCATGCTGCAGAAGGCCCGCCAGGTGCTCGTCTCCGAGCTGGCCCTCGCACAGGCGATGACCGACGAGGAAGCCTCCGCCGGCCTCGACGAGGTGCTCGCCTCCTCGATCGCGACGCCAGAGGCCGTCGCAGCCAAGTAG
- a CDS encoding TetR/AcrR family transcriptional regulator yields MPRTSGVSALGVEQSTSGRPTSLSVERLAPVLRVTGDPRAERTRQTIFDAVATILAGRPERVSVGDIVRVAGISRSSFYAHFSSLDDLTAAYLRMQFAGLTAPATTRPVGERASSRERAEDAYRRLVGQLLEDAPLYSSVLELPVARAVFDALVGEHADHLVAALLQRTRVPAGIPVELVSAYVAGGTLSLVDGWRHGRIDVSDDELVDSLVALLPAWLLEERPTGASPPTQTPESSGS; encoded by the coding sequence ATGCCTCGCACATCAGGAGTATCCGCCCTCGGTGTCGAGCAGTCCACCTCCGGCCGTCCCACGAGCCTGTCCGTCGAGCGTCTCGCTCCGGTCCTCAGGGTGACGGGCGATCCTCGCGCCGAGCGGACGCGCCAGACGATCTTCGACGCCGTTGCGACCATCCTCGCCGGTCGTCCGGAACGCGTGTCCGTCGGCGACATCGTCCGCGTCGCCGGCATCAGTCGCAGCTCGTTCTACGCGCACTTCTCGAGCCTCGACGACCTGACCGCGGCCTACCTTCGCATGCAGTTCGCGGGGCTCACCGCTCCCGCCACCACGCGACCGGTCGGCGAGCGGGCGAGCAGCCGCGAGCGCGCCGAGGACGCCTACCGTCGGCTGGTCGGCCAGCTCCTCGAAGACGCACCGCTCTACTCGAGCGTGCTCGAGCTCCCCGTCGCCCGTGCGGTCTTCGACGCGCTCGTCGGTGAACACGCCGACCACCTGGTCGCCGCCTTGCTGCAGCGTACCCGGGTCCCCGCCGGCATCCCGGTCGAGCTGGTCTCCGCGTACGTCGCCGGCGGCACGCTGTCACTCGTCGACGGTTGGCGACACGGCCGCATCGACGTCTCCGACGACGAACTCGTCGACTCCCTGGTCGCCCTCCTGCCCGCGTGGCTGCTCGAGGAACGACCCACCGGTGCATCGCCGCCGACGCAGACCCCCGAATCATCCGGCAGCTGA
- a CDS encoding alpha/beta hydrolase, whose product MSDTSGQIGRSRRTGRLKTTLLGVLAALVVLVLGFVVWTQIVMPGTRSAALEVWEDPAVSVTDVGDAIVLAPTGDAAVEASGTGLVFIPGAKVDPYAYLRKLSGVVEEAGATVVITKPTLNLAFFDQRSLETFTAAAPDVDTWFVGGHSLGGVRACQLAEDPAVAGLVLFGSYCANDLSEASLAVLSLSGSDDGLSTPEKVADARVRLPADATMVEIDGANHASFGDYGVQPGDGEATISSDTARAAITRELVRLLG is encoded by the coding sequence ATGAGCGACACCAGCGGCCAGATCGGGCGATCACGGCGGACCGGGCGACTGAAGACCACGCTGCTCGGCGTGCTGGCTGCGCTCGTCGTCCTGGTGCTCGGATTCGTGGTGTGGACGCAGATCGTGATGCCGGGGACCCGGTCCGCCGCGCTCGAGGTGTGGGAGGACCCGGCCGTCTCCGTCACCGACGTGGGTGACGCCATCGTGCTCGCACCGACGGGCGATGCCGCGGTTGAGGCCTCGGGGACGGGGCTCGTCTTCATCCCCGGAGCGAAGGTCGACCCGTACGCCTACCTCCGCAAGCTGTCCGGTGTGGTCGAGGAGGCGGGGGCGACGGTCGTGATCACGAAGCCGACGCTGAACCTGGCCTTCTTCGATCAGCGCTCTCTCGAGACGTTCACCGCGGCGGCTCCCGACGTCGATACCTGGTTCGTCGGCGGCCATTCCCTCGGTGGCGTGCGGGCCTGCCAGCTCGCGGAGGACCCGGCGGTGGCCGGTCTGGTGCTGTTCGGCAGCTACTGCGCGAACGACCTCTCGGAGGCTTCGCTCGCGGTGCTGAGTCTCTCGGGCAGCGACGACGGTCTGAGTACGCCTGAGAAGGTCGCCGACGCACGCGTCCGCCTTCCGGCCGACGCGACGATGGTCGAGATCGACGGTGCGAACCACGCCAGCTTCGGCGACTACGGCGTGCAGCCCGGCGACGGTGAGGCGACCATCTCGAGCGATACGGCGCGCGCGGCGATCACCCGCGAGTTGGTCCGGTTGCTCGGCTGA
- a CDS encoding response regulator transcription factor, with protein sequence MHHQPQPDRSSAVPVVGAATLDVAPAVPLRVGVVEDQPLLGGMLADLLRGTPGVTFVGHAATVAEARRTFLPGTVDVLTMDIELPDGNGVSLGVSLRRAQPGLGIVLLSAYDLMDMLLEMPADVRDGWSYLSKTSSLTRDVLLEAIRVSARGETMLDPELVDRARPRAGSSLESLTDRQYAVLQLLATGRSNTGIATRLGIAEKSVQNHLTAIYAALGIEHDAASNPRVSAVLALLAESGRLA encoded by the coding sequence ATGCACCACCAGCCGCAGCCCGACCGCTCGTCCGCCGTCCCCGTGGTGGGCGCGGCGACGCTCGACGTCGCGCCGGCCGTCCCGCTCCGGGTCGGAGTCGTCGAGGACCAACCGCTGCTCGGCGGGATGCTCGCCGATCTGCTCCGGGGGACGCCGGGGGTGACGTTCGTCGGTCATGCCGCCACCGTCGCCGAGGCGCGGCGGACGTTCCTCCCCGGGACGGTCGACGTCCTGACGATGGACATCGAGCTGCCGGACGGCAACGGGGTGAGTCTCGGCGTCTCGCTGCGTCGCGCCCAGCCGGGTCTCGGGATCGTCCTGCTGTCGGCCTACGACCTGATGGACATGCTCCTCGAGATGCCGGCAGATGTCAGAGACGGCTGGAGCTACCTCTCGAAGACCTCGTCCCTCACCCGCGACGTCCTCCTCGAGGCCATCCGCGTCTCGGCGCGCGGCGAGACGATGTTGGACCCCGAGCTCGTCGACCGCGCGCGGCCCCGAGCGGGTTCGAGCCTCGAGTCGCTCACCGATCGCCAGTACGCCGTCCTCCAACTGCTGGCGACCGGTCGCTCGAACACGGGGATCGCTACCCGGCTCGGGATCGCCGAGAAGTCGGTGCAGAACCATCTCACGGCGATCTACGCCGCGCTCGGGATCGAACACGACGCCGCGAGCAACCCGCGGGTGTCCGCCGTGCTCGCGCTCCTCGCCGAGTCAGGACGACTCGCCTGA
- a CDS encoding sensor histidine kinase, which translates to MTQEALTARAERWRDSRAFITASGAMAAVFGLAVSFQSVYIYTWVAPGGTRGMLVERVTANLVSLSAAIIVLALLLWSRWGPSLHEWWRPKVLAGVLLVALATGLLRSGLQLLLGVYRDPSLQTVLVETGTTAIALAVCATFGFSLSAARRRAREEERAHADQRHRADVALQSLQSEELRVKREVAEGLHGTLQQHLVLISAQLAAVTAALEREGAAAVSDATRRLRSLGEDLHTVRERDVRELSRLLSPPLLEVGIAPSIRAILQRLPPSITTTLDVSPEFRLLDDPIDNVFTTAERAVVVRTLEEGVTNALTHGAADRLVVELRIATPAPRDDGAPVASGTIELRVLDNGTGLLDGAEPAGGLLQLDRRAAAFGGALRVSSAASDAPEGGAVLRLSMPYRVPAAR; encoded by the coding sequence ATGACCCAGGAGGCCCTCACCGCTCGCGCCGAGCGCTGGCGCGACAGTCGGGCCTTCATCACCGCCAGCGGCGCCATGGCCGCGGTCTTCGGACTCGCCGTCTCCTTCCAGAGCGTCTACATCTACACCTGGGTCGCGCCCGGCGGCACCCGCGGCATGCTCGTGGAGCGCGTCACCGCGAACCTCGTCTCCCTGAGCGCTGCGATCATCGTGCTCGCGTTGCTGCTCTGGTCGAGATGGGGTCCCTCCCTCCACGAGTGGTGGCGCCCGAAGGTGCTCGCCGGTGTCCTCCTCGTCGCGCTGGCGACCGGCCTGCTGCGCAGCGGCCTGCAGCTCCTCCTCGGCGTCTACCGCGATCCGAGCCTGCAGACCGTCCTCGTCGAGACCGGGACCACGGCGATCGCCCTCGCCGTGTGCGCCACCTTCGGGTTCAGTCTGAGCGCGGCACGACGGCGCGCGCGCGAAGAGGAACGCGCCCACGCCGACCAACGCCATCGCGCCGACGTCGCCCTCCAATCGCTGCAGAGCGAGGAGCTGCGCGTGAAGCGCGAGGTCGCCGAAGGCCTCCACGGCACCCTCCAGCAGCACCTCGTGCTGATCAGCGCGCAGCTCGCCGCCGTCACGGCCGCGCTCGAACGTGAGGGCGCTGCAGCCGTCTCCGACGCGACCCGGCGGCTGCGGTCACTCGGCGAGGACCTCCACACCGTGCGCGAGCGGGACGTCCGAGAGCTCAGCCGCTTGCTGTCCCCACCACTGCTCGAGGTCGGCATCGCACCGAGCATCCGCGCGATCCTGCAGCGCCTGCCGCCGTCGATCACCACCACCCTCGACGTCTCGCCGGAGTTCCGCCTCCTCGACGACCCGATCGACAACGTGTTCACGACGGCGGAACGCGCCGTGGTCGTGCGGACCCTGGAAGAAGGGGTGACGAACGCGCTGACCCACGGTGCGGCGGACCGGCTCGTCGTCGAGCTGCGGATCGCGACGCCGGCGCCGCGGGACGACGGTGCTCCGGTGGCGAGTGGGACCATCGAGCTGCGGGTGCTCGACAACGGCACCGGGCTCCTCGACGGTGCGGAACCGGCCGGCGGTCTGCTCCAGCTCGACCGCCGCGCAGCCGCCTTCGGCGGAGCCCTCCGGGTCAGCTCGGCAGCGAGCGACGCGCCCGAGGGCGGCGCCGTCCTCCGGCTGAGCATGCCCTATCGCGTCCCGGCCGCCCGCTGA
- a CDS encoding NAD(+)/NADH kinase, with protein sequence MTTTRTKHPAGPSMTIGLITHPTKNIDDSVRILRAWQLEHGARLVGLRAEANRLGDDVELLDEDAFASSVDVAVAMGGDGTMLGAMRLLAGRSAPVLGVNYGNVGFLVEVEPTALAAALQRVSDHEFSLEPHHGLEVTITTGDDVTHLLAFNDISIARRPGTGVVMADLAVDGTAYGYFKADAIVVATPTGSTAYNYAAGGPVLSPAVAATVVTPVAPMSGIDRSFILGPAERLQFSIGTATKQAAVEIDGQVLADVAGGAVVSVRLVRDAANVVRLDPSRHSRKGRMKLSLLDLPLRRDQLLDLVPPDIRARVERPSRVRRSRNKPADPSH encoded by the coding sequence GTGACCACCACTCGCACGAAGCACCCGGCCGGGCCGTCGATGACGATCGGCCTCATCACCCACCCCACGAAGAACATCGACGACTCCGTCCGCATCCTCCGCGCCTGGCAACTCGAGCACGGCGCGCGCCTCGTCGGCCTGCGCGCGGAGGCGAACCGCCTCGGCGACGACGTCGAGCTGCTCGACGAGGACGCCTTCGCCTCGTCGGTGGACGTCGCCGTGGCGATGGGTGGCGACGGCACGATGCTCGGAGCGATGCGCCTGCTGGCCGGCAGGTCGGCACCGGTGCTCGGCGTCAACTACGGCAACGTCGGCTTCCTCGTGGAGGTCGAGCCGACCGCGCTGGCGGCGGCGTTGCAGCGGGTCAGCGACCACGAGTTCTCACTCGAGCCCCACCACGGTCTCGAGGTCACGATCACCACCGGCGACGACGTCACCCACCTCCTGGCGTTCAACGACATCTCCATCGCGCGCCGGCCCGGGACCGGGGTCGTCATGGCCGACCTCGCGGTGGACGGGACCGCGTACGGGTACTTCAAGGCCGACGCGATCGTCGTCGCCACCCCGACCGGTTCGACCGCCTACAACTACGCCGCGGGCGGTCCGGTCCTCTCCCCCGCCGTGGCGGCCACCGTCGTCACGCCGGTGGCACCGATGTCCGGCATCGACCGCTCGTTCATCCTCGGCCCGGCCGAGCGCCTGCAGTTCTCGATCGGCACGGCGACGAAGCAGGCCGCGGTGGAGATCGACGGCCAGGTGCTGGCGGACGTCGCCGGCGGTGCGGTCGTCTCCGTCCGGCTGGTCCGCGATGCGGCGAACGTCGTCCGACTCGATCCGAGCCGGCATTCCCGCAAGGGCAGGATGAAGCTCAGCCTGCTTGATCTGCCCCTCAGACGCGATCAACTGCTCGACCTCGTCCCGCCCGACATCCGAGCGAGGGTCGAACGACCGTCCCGGGTCCGGAGGTCGAGGAACAAGCCGGCCGATCCGTCGCACTGA
- a CDS encoding siderophore-interacting protein has product MTTTPRPRAPRPQTILEVVRTAWITPHLVRLTLGGPGFADFQPKDATDSYVKLYFAKPELGLEPPYDLTALRATLAPEDLPVTRTYTVRRVDSEARTIDIDFVVHGDEGLAGPWAAAAQPGDRVVLAGPGGAYRPDPSADWHLFAGDESAVPAIAAALEVLPPEATGLAFIEIGGRDDLIELDRPAGVQLIWVGRAARDESAAALLATAIAGHPWPAGRVQVFAHGERESMKALRELFLTQRGLDRSQLSLSGYWAYGRTEDRFQAEKREPIGVVLPAS; this is encoded by the coding sequence ATGACGACGACACCGCGACCTCGAGCCCCCCGCCCGCAGACGATCCTCGAGGTGGTCCGCACCGCCTGGATCACACCGCACCTGGTGCGCCTCACCCTCGGCGGGCCCGGATTCGCCGACTTCCAGCCCAAGGACGCCACCGACAGTTACGTCAAGCTGTACTTCGCGAAGCCCGAGCTCGGTCTGGAGCCGCCCTACGACCTCACCGCGCTGCGAGCGACCCTCGCGCCGGAGGACCTCCCCGTCACCCGCACGTACACCGTGCGACGGGTGGACAGCGAGGCGCGCACCATCGACATCGACTTCGTCGTGCACGGCGACGAGGGACTGGCCGGCCCGTGGGCGGCGGCCGCCCAACCGGGGGACCGCGTCGTCCTCGCCGGCCCGGGCGGTGCCTATCGCCCCGATCCGTCCGCCGACTGGCACCTGTTCGCCGGAGACGAGTCCGCGGTCCCGGCGATCGCCGCAGCACTCGAGGTCCTGCCGCCTGAAGCGACGGGGCTCGCGTTCATCGAGATCGGTGGCCGCGACGACCTCATCGAGCTCGACCGCCCGGCGGGTGTACAGCTCATCTGGGTCGGGCGCGCCGCTCGCGACGAGTCTGCGGCGGCCCTCCTGGCCACCGCCATCGCCGGTCACCCCTGGCCCGCCGGCCGCGTCCAGGTGTTCGCGCACGGAGAGCGCGAGTCGATGAAGGCCCTCCGCGAGTTGTTCCTCACCCAGCGCGGGCTCGACCGATCGCAGCTCTCGCTCTCCGGGTACTGGGCCTACGGCCGGACCGAGGACCGCTTCCAGGCGGAGAAGCGCGAACCGATCGGGGTCGTCCTTCCGGCCTCGTGA
- a CDS encoding VOC family protein: protein MMTTLNPYLGFRGTAREAMEFYQGVFGGELTVSTFGDFGAAVEPDEVDLVMHSQLTGDAGVVFMGSDTPKHMDYREGNNFSMSLSGPDTDEARLREYFERLSDGGTVQQPLSVAPWGDSFGMVQDRFGITWLVNIAAPAQG from the coding sequence ATCATGACCACGCTCAACCCGTACCTCGGCTTCCGCGGGACAGCCCGCGAAGCGATGGAGTTCTATCAGGGCGTCTTCGGCGGCGAACTGACGGTGTCGACGTTCGGTGACTTCGGTGCCGCGGTCGAGCCGGACGAGGTCGATCTGGTGATGCACTCCCAGCTGACCGGCGACGCCGGGGTCGTCTTCATGGGATCGGACACGCCAAAGCACATGGACTACCGCGAGGGCAACAACTTCTCGATGTCGCTGAGCGGGCCGGACACCGACGAGGCCCGACTCCGCGAGTACTTCGAGCGGCTCTCGGACGGCGGCACGGTCCAGCAGCCGCTGAGTGTGGCCCCCTGGGGTGACTCCTTCGGCATGGTGCAGGACCGCTTCGGCATCACCTGGCTGGTGAACATCGCCGCCCCGGCGCAGGGGTGA
- a CDS encoding DUF3817 domain-containing protein — translation MSPRRLFRLIAIAEAITWTLLIVGMILKYGTKTTELGVSIGGALHGFVFLVYGATVLLIGINQRWGVGTILTGLVSAVVPYATIPFDVWADRTGRLDGAWRREAGSDPRDQRVLDRATRWLVRHPVLLLVVGGLAVVAVFTALLVVGPPVPKA, via the coding sequence GTGTCGCCGCGCCGCCTCTTCCGTCTGATCGCGATCGCCGAGGCGATCACCTGGACCCTCCTCATCGTCGGGATGATCCTCAAGTACGGCACCAAGACGACCGAGCTCGGCGTCAGCATCGGCGGGGCACTGCACGGCTTCGTGTTCCTCGTCTACGGCGCGACCGTGCTCCTCATCGGGATCAACCAACGCTGGGGCGTCGGAACGATCCTCACCGGTCTCGTGAGCGCTGTCGTGCCCTACGCCACCATCCCCTTCGACGTCTGGGCGGATCGCACGGGTCGACTCGACGGCGCCTGGCGACGTGAGGCCGGCTCGGACCCACGGGACCAGCGGGTCCTCGACCGCGCGACCCGCTGGCTCGTCCGCCACCCCGTCCTGCTCCTGGTCGTCGGCGGCCTCGCGGTCGTCGCCGTGTTCACCGCGCTCCTCGTCGTCGGGCCTCCGGTCCCGAAGGCCTGA
- a CDS encoding ATP-dependent DNA ligase → MARTSSGGARAQWVTVDGRRIQLTHLDKVLYPATGTTKAEVLAYYAAVAPHLLPHVADRPVTRKRWVHGVGTAEAPESGFFQKDLGASAPDWVQRLPIEHSDHTNEYPVVDDLATLTWLAQLGALELHVPQWRFDRSGERRPPDRLVLDLDPGEGVSFAECAGVARMARAVLVDMGLEPVPVTSGSKGIHLYAALDGRQRSDEVSLVAHELARALAADAPTLVVSEMAKDRRRGKVFVDWSQNNGSKTTIAPFSLRGRLRPTVAAPRSWDELDDPELSQLEFPEVLERLADGVDPLSVLGDPRPSITIRPSEHEDRLSEYRRKRDASRTPEPVPEASPPSSAAGTAPSFVIQRHEARKLHHDFRLEHDGVLVSWALPKGVPTDPSSNRLAVRTEDHPLEYGSFEGTIPAGEYGAGEVTIWDAGTYELEKWRDDEVIATLHGRAGGPLERPARFALIRTAGDSGRDAPSWLIHRMRAPGDPPAPPVARSREVPAPMLASPAALGEVVDDGSWAFEMKWDGIRAIASIDGATGRVRLSSRNGKDLTAAYPEVVEELGASFGDRDVVLDGEIVASGADGRPDFSLLQRRMQLTSDRDVDRERRLTPVRLLVFDLLALDDEDRTGLPYRERRELLEETVGSGAVVQVPPRIDGSLHDALEVSRALRLEGVVAKELDGRYRPGRRSSTWMKFKHERAEEVVVAGWRPGRGGRTGGIGSLLLGVPGPDGLLHYAGRVGSGFTDRELAATAVRFERLARSSTSLLGVPPADAADANWLDPVLIGEVRFSEWTPDGRFRHPVWRGWRPDRAVDDLEVPDRGR, encoded by the coding sequence ATGGCGAGGACGAGCTCCGGCGGCGCGCGGGCGCAGTGGGTGACCGTCGACGGTCGGCGCATCCAGCTCACCCATCTCGACAAGGTCCTCTATCCTGCGACGGGCACGACCAAGGCGGAGGTCCTCGCGTATTACGCGGCCGTCGCACCGCATCTGTTGCCGCACGTGGCGGACCGGCCGGTGACCCGGAAACGCTGGGTGCACGGTGTCGGGACGGCCGAGGCGCCGGAGTCCGGCTTCTTCCAGAAGGACCTGGGTGCGTCGGCGCCGGACTGGGTGCAGCGTCTCCCCATCGAGCACAGCGATCACACGAACGAGTACCCGGTCGTCGACGACCTCGCGACGCTCACCTGGCTGGCACAGCTCGGCGCGCTCGAACTGCACGTGCCGCAGTGGCGGTTCGACCGGTCCGGCGAGCGCCGTCCTCCCGACCGGCTCGTGCTCGACCTCGACCCTGGTGAGGGGGTGTCGTTCGCCGAGTGCGCCGGGGTCGCTCGGATGGCACGCGCGGTGTTGGTCGACATGGGGCTTGAACCGGTCCCGGTGACGAGTGGCAGCAAGGGGATCCACCTCTATGCGGCGTTGGACGGTCGGCAGCGTTCGGACGAGGTGTCGCTCGTGGCGCATGAACTCGCTCGGGCGCTCGCGGCGGATGCGCCGACGCTCGTGGTGAGCGAGATGGCGAAGGATCGACGCAGGGGCAAGGTGTTCGTCGACTGGAGCCAGAACAACGGGTCGAAGACGACGATCGCCCCGTTCTCCCTGCGGGGTCGGTTGCGTCCCACGGTCGCGGCGCCACGGTCGTGGGACGAGCTCGACGATCCCGAGCTCTCCCAGTTGGAGTTCCCGGAGGTGCTCGAACGGCTGGCCGACGGTGTCGATCCGCTGTCGGTGCTCGGCGACCCCCGTCCGTCGATCACGATCAGGCCGTCGGAGCACGAGGATCGACTCTCGGAGTACCGGCGGAAACGCGATGCTTCGCGGACGCCTGAGCCGGTTCCGGAGGCGTCGCCGCCATCGTCGGCTGCGGGGACGGCGCCGTCGTTCGTCATCCAGCGGCATGAAGCACGGAAGCTGCATCATGACTTCCGACTCGAGCACGACGGGGTGCTCGTGTCCTGGGCGTTGCCGAAGGGTGTCCCGACGGATCCGAGCAGCAACCGTCTGGCCGTCCGCACCGAGGACCATCCCCTGGAGTACGGCAGCTTCGAGGGCACCATCCCGGCCGGCGAGTACGGGGCGGGCGAGGTGACCATCTGGGATGCGGGCACCTACGAGCTGGAGAAGTGGCGGGACGACGAGGTCATCGCGACCCTGCACGGGCGAGCGGGTGGTCCGTTGGAGCGCCCGGCACGGTTCGCGCTCATCCGGACCGCCGGCGACTCCGGGCGGGACGCGCCCTCCTGGCTCATCCACCGGATGCGCGCTCCAGGCGATCCGCCGGCTCCGCCGGTAGCGCGTTCGCGCGAGGTCCCCGCTCCGATGCTCGCGAGCCCGGCCGCTCTCGGAGAGGTCGTCGACGACGGGTCGTGGGCGTTCGAGATGAAGTGGGACGGGATCCGTGCGATCGCGAGCATCGACGGTGCGACGGGGCGGGTGCGGTTGTCGAGCCGCAACGGCAAGGATCTGACCGCGGCCTACCCGGAGGTGGTGGAGGAGCTCGGGGCGTCGTTCGGGGATCGCGACGTCGTCCTCGACGGCGAGATCGTCGCGTCCGGGGCCGACGGCCGTCCCGACTTCTCGCTGTTGCAGCGACGCATGCAGTTGACGTCGGACCGCGACGTCGATCGGGAGCGCCGGCTGACGCCGGTCCGGCTGTTGGTGTTCGACCTCCTCGCCCTCGACGACGAGGACCGGACGGGACTGCCCTACCGTGAGCGCCGCGAACTCCTCGAGGAGACGGTCGGATCCGGCGCGGTCGTGCAGGTTCCGCCGCGGATCGACGGTTCCCTGCACGATGCACTCGAGGTCAGCCGGGCGCTCCGGCTCGAGGGGGTGGTCGCGAAGGAACTCGACGGTCGTTACCGGCCGGGTCGACGGAGCAGCACGTGGATGAAGTTCAAGCATGAGCGGGCGGAGGAGGTCGTCGTCGCGGGCTGGCGACCGGGACGTGGTGGGCGCACGGGTGGGATCGGATCGCTCCTCCTCGGCGTGCCGGGGCCCGACGGTCTCCTGCACTACGCCGGGCGGGTCGGCAGCGGGTTCACCGACCGGGAGCTCGCCGCGACCGCCGTGCGGTTCGAACGGTTGGCGCGCTCGTCGACGTCACTGCTGGGCGTGCCACCGGCCGATGCCGCCGACGCGAACTGGTTGGATCCCGTCCTCATCGGTGAGGTGCGGTTCAGCGAATGGACCCCCGACGGCCGGTTCAGGCATCCGGTCTGGCGCGGCTGGCGTCCGGACCGCGCCGTCGACGACCTCGAGGTGCCGGATCGGGGCCGGTGA
- a CDS encoding LLM class flavin-dependent oxidoreductase, with translation MTTSLEFGIDTFGDVTVDADGTPLSQAQVLRNVVEQGVHAEAVGLDFIGVGEHHREDFAVSSPEIVLAAIAAKTERIRLGSAVTVLSSDDPVRVYQRFATLDGISGGRAEAILGRGSFTESFPLFGYELSQYEELFEEKLELFVAIREQEPVTWSGKTRAPLREQSVYPRVEHGKLKTWVGVGGSPESVVRTARYGLPMMLAVIGGGPLRFAPFVDLYHRALAQFQLPTQPVGMHSPAHIAETDELAQEQLWPHYRAMMDRIGRERGWSPMTRGHFEQEAGPEGALFVGSPETVARKVATAVDGLGLSRVDLKISNGSLSHEHLMDSIGLYGSEVVPRVRELLADSSAA, from the coding sequence ATGACCACATCCCTCGAGTTCGGCATCGACACCTTCGGTGACGTCACGGTCGACGCCGACGGCACGCCGTTGTCACAGGCCCAAGTCCTCCGGAACGTCGTCGAGCAGGGGGTGCACGCGGAGGCGGTCGGCCTCGACTTCATCGGCGTGGGGGAGCACCACCGGGAGGACTTCGCCGTCTCCTCACCCGAGATCGTGCTGGCGGCGATCGCCGCGAAGACCGAGCGCATCCGCCTCGGATCGGCCGTCACGGTGCTGAGCTCCGACGACCCGGTCCGCGTCTACCAGCGGTTCGCCACGCTCGACGGCATCTCCGGCGGACGCGCGGAGGCCATCCTCGGGCGGGGTTCCTTCACCGAGTCCTTCCCGCTCTTCGGATACGAGCTCTCCCAGTACGAGGAGCTCTTCGAGGAGAAGCTGGAACTCTTCGTCGCGATCCGCGAGCAGGAGCCGGTCACGTGGTCGGGGAAGACGCGTGCGCCGTTGCGCGAACAGTCGGTCTACCCCCGGGTCGAGCACGGCAAGCTGAAGACCTGGGTCGGTGTCGGCGGGAGCCCGGAGTCGGTCGTCAGGACGGCTCGGTACGGACTGCCGATGATGCTCGCGGTCATCGGCGGCGGGCCGCTCCGGTTCGCGCCCTTCGTCGACCTGTACCACCGCGCGCTCGCCCAGTTCCAGCTGCCGACGCAGCCGGTGGGGATGCACTCGCCGGCTCACATCGCCGAGACGGACGAGCTCGCGCAGGAGCAGTTGTGGCCCCATTACCGGGCGATGATGGACCGGATCGGTCGTGAGCGCGGGTGGAGCCCGATGACGCGTGGCCACTTCGAGCAGGAGGCCGGTCCGGAGGGTGCGCTGTTCGTCGGATCGCCGGAGACCGTCGCGCGCAAGGTGGCGACCGCGGTCGACGGCCTCGGTCTGTCGCGGGTGGACCTGAAGATCAGCAACGGTTCCCTGTCCCACGAGCACCTCATGGACAGCATCGGGCTGTACGGCTCCGAGGTCGTCCCGCGCGTGCGTGAGCTCCTGGCGGACAGCTCGGCCGCCTGA